In the genome of Dickeya fangzhongdai, one region contains:
- the gorA gene encoding glutathione-disulfide reductase: MTRHYDYLAIGGGSGGIASINRAAMYGKKCALIEAKYLGGTCVNVGCVPKKVMWHAAQIAEAIHQYGPDYGFDVTVNQFNWDTLLKNRSAYIDRIHQSYNNVLGKNQVEVIQGFARFVDAKTVEVNGERITADHILIATGGRPTRPAIPGAEYGIDSDGFFALTALPKRVAVVGAGYIAVEIAGVLNALGSDVHLFVRKHAPLRQFDPLIVDTLVEVMNTEGPALHTESIPNAVVKNADGSLTLQLESGHEQTVDCLIWAIGREPANDNINLDAAGVALNSKGYIVVDKFQNTSVPGIYAVGDNTGAVELTPVAVAAGRRLSERLFNNKPDEHLDYSNIPTVVFSHPPIGTVGLTEPQAREQYGDDQVKVYKSAFTAMYTAVTQHRQPCRMKLVCAGPEEKIVGIHGIGFGMDEILQGFAVAVKMGATKKDFDNTVAIHPTAAEEFVTMR; the protein is encoded by the coding sequence ATGACCAGACATTATGACTATCTCGCCATTGGTGGCGGCAGCGGCGGCATTGCCTCCATCAACCGTGCGGCCATGTATGGCAAGAAATGCGCGCTGATTGAAGCCAAATACCTGGGCGGTACCTGCGTCAATGTCGGGTGCGTGCCGAAGAAGGTGATGTGGCATGCCGCTCAGATTGCCGAGGCCATTCACCAGTACGGACCGGACTATGGCTTTGATGTCACCGTCAATCAGTTTAACTGGGACACGTTGCTGAAAAATCGCAGCGCCTACATTGACCGTATTCATCAGTCCTACAATAACGTGCTGGGGAAAAATCAGGTCGAGGTGATTCAGGGCTTTGCCCGTTTCGTGGATGCGAAAACGGTGGAAGTGAACGGCGAGCGCATCACCGCCGACCATATCCTGATCGCCACCGGCGGTCGGCCGACGCGCCCGGCGATTCCCGGTGCGGAATACGGCATTGATTCCGATGGTTTCTTTGCGCTGACGGCGTTGCCGAAGCGGGTGGCGGTGGTCGGCGCCGGTTATATCGCGGTGGAAATCGCCGGCGTGCTGAACGCGCTCGGCTCCGATGTGCACCTGTTTGTGCGCAAGCATGCGCCGCTGCGCCAGTTCGATCCGCTGATTGTGGACACGCTGGTGGAAGTGATGAATACCGAAGGCCCGGCGCTGCATACCGAGTCCATTCCCAACGCGGTGGTGAAAAACGCCGACGGCAGCCTGACGCTGCAGCTGGAAAGCGGGCACGAGCAAACCGTAGATTGCCTGATTTGGGCGATCGGCCGCGAACCGGCGAACGATAATATCAATCTGGACGCCGCGGGCGTAGCGCTCAACAGCAAAGGCTACATCGTGGTGGATAAGTTCCAGAACACCAGCGTGCCGGGCATTTACGCGGTAGGCGACAACACCGGCGCCGTTGAGCTGACGCCGGTCGCCGTGGCGGCGGGGCGCCGTCTGTCCGAGCGGTTGTTCAACAACAAGCCGGACGAGCATCTGGATTACAGTAACATTCCGACCGTGGTGTTCAGCCACCCGCCGATCGGCACCGTCGGGCTGACCGAACCGCAGGCGCGCGAGCAGTACGGCGACGATCAGGTTAAGGTGTATAAGTCCGCGTTTACCGCCATGTACACCGCGGTGACGCAGCACCGTCAGCCGTGCCGCATGAAGCTGGTATGCGCGGGGCCGGAAGAGAAAATCGTCGGTATACACGGCATCGGCTTCGGCATGGATGAAATCCTGCAAGGCTTTGCGGTGGCGGTGAAAATGGGCGCGACCAAAAAAGACTTCGACAACACCGTGGCGATTCATCCAACGGCGGCGGAAGAGTTTGTCACCATGCGCTAA
- the rnz gene encoding ribonuclease Z has translation MELIFLGTNAGVPTKERNVTSIALDLHGIRPAFWLFDCGEGTQHQILRTPVKPGKLEKIFITHLHGDHLFGLPGLLCSRSMAGIETPLTLYGPAGLKTFVETALTLSGSWLTYPLEVVEVVPGTVFEDHQLRVTAHELSHTLYCVGYRIEERPKPGPLDVNKLAAEGVKPGAYFQQLKRGETVTLDDGRVLNGWDYVGPGLPGKSLAVFGDTRPTPEALKLAAGVDVMVHEATLEGAMAERANERGHSTTLQTAAAARDAGARRLIITHFSARYGQEDLERLRQECQTLFPATEVATDLATFRV, from the coding sequence ATGGAACTGATTTTTCTCGGCACCAACGCGGGCGTGCCAACCAAAGAGCGTAATGTCACCAGCATCGCGCTCGATCTGCACGGCATTCGCCCGGCGTTCTGGCTGTTTGACTGCGGCGAGGGCACCCAGCACCAGATTCTGCGCACCCCGGTCAAACCCGGCAAACTGGAGAAGATTTTCATCACCCATCTGCACGGCGATCATCTGTTCGGGCTGCCCGGCCTGCTCTGCTCGCGTTCCATGGCGGGCATCGAGACGCCGCTGACGCTTTACGGCCCGGCCGGGCTGAAAACCTTCGTCGAAACCGCGCTGACGTTGAGCGGTTCCTGGCTCACCTATCCGCTGGAGGTGGTGGAGGTCGTTCCCGGTACGGTGTTCGAGGACCATCAGTTGCGGGTGACGGCGCATGAGCTGTCGCACACCCTGTATTGCGTGGGATACCGTATTGAGGAACGCCCCAAACCGGGCCCGCTGGACGTGAATAAACTGGCGGCGGAAGGCGTCAAACCCGGCGCCTATTTCCAGCAACTGAAACGTGGGGAAACGGTGACGCTGGACGACGGACGGGTGCTGAACGGCTGGGATTACGTCGGCCCCGGTCTGCCGGGCAAGTCGCTGGCTGTCTTCGGCGATACCCGCCCGACACCGGAAGCGCTCAAACTGGCCGCCGGTGTCGATGTGATGGTGCACGAAGCCACGCTGGAAGGGGCGATGGCGGAACGCGCCAACGAACGCGGGCATTCCACCACTTTGCAAACCGCCGCCGCCGCGCGAGACGCCGGCGCCAGACGGTTAATTATCACTCACTTCAGCGCCCGCTACGGCCAGGAAGATCTGGAACGGCTGCGTCAGGAATGTCAGACGCTGTTCCCGGCTACCGAGGTCGCGACCGATCTCGCCACCTTTCGGGTATAG
- a CDS encoding YitT family protein, with translation MLPKTAETGQKPGLAHTLKDDVYGLMLGVMFIAFGLNMLKLSGMVTGGIAGIALLLSYFVPLSIGVLFILANIPFMVFCYFSMGRAFTLKTLIVNIALSAATQAVPYLLSINYIHPLFSALVGGTFLGMGILSLARHNASVGGTGVVTLWLYKRFNINAGKSQMLLDVLVFAVSMITMPVHLLLWSALSALAMNAMLMNWHKPGRYQGG, from the coding sequence GTGCTACCCAAGACAGCGGAAACCGGCCAGAAGCCGGGGCTGGCTCACACCCTGAAAGACGACGTGTACGGCCTGATGCTGGGGGTGATGTTTATCGCCTTCGGCCTGAACATGCTGAAACTGTCCGGTATGGTCACCGGCGGGATCGCCGGCATCGCTTTACTGCTCTCCTACTTTGTTCCGCTGTCGATCGGCGTACTGTTTATCCTTGCCAACATCCCGTTCATGGTTTTCTGCTACTTCAGCATGGGGCGCGCCTTTACGCTGAAAACGCTGATCGTCAACATCGCCCTGAGCGCCGCCACTCAGGCGGTGCCCTACCTGCTGAGCATCAATTACATCCACCCGCTGTTTTCCGCCTTGGTGGGCGGCACCTTTCTCGGCATGGGCATCCTCTCGCTGGCGCGCCATAATGCCTCGGTCGGCGGCACCGGCGTCGTCACCCTGTGGCTCTACAAACGTTTCAACATCAACGCCGGCAAAAGCCAGATGCTGCTGGATGTGCTGGTGTTCGCCGTATCGATGATCACCATGCCTGTTCACCTGCTGCTGTGGTCGGCGCTCAGCGCGCTGGCGATGAACGCCATGCTGATGAACTGGCATAAGCCGGGGCGTTATCAGGGCGGGTGA
- a CDS encoding DUF2623 family protein, with the protein MKNHFGDGILAGLQASTPQSMSDIRHYCDDYRRGYVCGYAHQRASQRGRQQAAFEAGQLCRRYGLMRDIVAEFFTDVSNPSLVAWFYAGYNQSS; encoded by the coding sequence ATGAAAAACCACTTTGGCGACGGTATTCTGGCAGGGTTGCAAGCCTCCACGCCGCAATCGATGAGCGACATCCGTCATTACTGCGACGATTACCGCCGCGGCTACGTCTGCGGCTACGCGCATCAACGGGCCTCGCAACGGGGCAGACAACAGGCCGCGTTCGAAGCCGGGCAGTTGTGCCGCCGTTACGGGCTGATGCGCGATATCGTGGCGGAATTCTTTACCGACGTCAGCAACCCGTCGCTGGTGGCATGGTTTTACGCCGGTTATAACCAGTCATCCTGA
- a CDS encoding DASS family sodium-coupled anion symporter — translation MSSDSSKGKSIIAFMVPLLLGTIIWFSPVPEGLTPQAWHMFAIFLATIAAILTQPLPSGAVMLIALCVVIFTNTLPEAKALAGFSSGTVWLIFCAYILSLGFVTSGLGKRIAYKMLSLFGGSSLGIAYSLGVSDLIMAPAMPSVTARSGGIIFPIVRSINEVLGSTPGESGKKIGDFLIMVCFQFTPITGAIFLTGMAANPLVGSLAKSSLNVEITWGSWFVAAVVPAMVCFCLMPLLVYKLLNPELKRTPEAKQMGKQALAELGAMTSAEKKVALGFLLALIGWGTSLATGLSATAVGLGLAAYLFASRAVDWKALLKDHAAWDTVIWFSVIISLAGGLSDLGFIKWMTVKMGGAIHGFGAMGTFILLGLIYIYVHYLFATATGHVAALYAPFAATAIAAGAPPVMVAICFGIFSNLMWGNTEYGGGPGPIYFAQGYFERPRFYKINLCVVTVNVLLTFAVGLVWWNLLGYY, via the coding sequence ATGTCATCTGATTCATCTAAGGGAAAATCGATAATCGCCTTTATGGTTCCCCTATTACTGGGAACCATAATCTGGTTTTCCCCTGTACCCGAAGGATTAACGCCTCAGGCATGGCATATGTTTGCCATTTTTCTCGCCACCATTGCGGCAATATTAACCCAGCCGTTGCCCTCCGGCGCCGTTATGCTGATTGCGTTATGCGTTGTTATTTTCACCAACACATTACCGGAAGCAAAAGCGCTGGCCGGCTTCTCCAGCGGAACGGTATGGCTAATATTTTGCGCGTATATTCTTTCGCTGGGATTTGTCACCTCCGGTCTTGGAAAAAGAATCGCCTATAAAATGCTGTCGTTATTTGGCGGCAGCAGTCTGGGCATCGCCTACTCATTAGGGGTTTCCGACCTGATTATGGCGCCCGCCATGCCATCGGTTACCGCTCGATCAGGGGGGATTATTTTCCCCATCGTGCGCTCCATCAACGAAGTATTAGGTTCCACACCGGGCGAGTCAGGGAAAAAAATCGGCGATTTCCTGATCATGGTTTGCTTTCAGTTCACCCCGATAACCGGCGCCATTTTTCTGACCGGCATGGCGGCGAATCCGCTGGTGGGCAGCCTGGCGAAATCGTCGCTGAATGTGGAAATCACCTGGGGAAGCTGGTTCGTTGCCGCGGTGGTGCCGGCGATGGTGTGTTTCTGCCTGATGCCGCTGCTGGTATACAAGCTGTTAAACCCCGAATTAAAGCGCACCCCGGAAGCAAAACAGATGGGAAAACAGGCGCTCGCCGAGCTGGGCGCCATGACGTCCGCCGAGAAGAAAGTCGCGCTGGGATTTCTGCTGGCGCTGATTGGCTGGGGCACCAGTTTGGCTACCGGGCTATCGGCCACCGCCGTTGGGCTGGGCCTTGCCGCCTATCTGTTTGCGTCACGCGCGGTTGACTGGAAAGCCCTGCTCAAAGACCATGCCGCCTGGGACACCGTCATCTGGTTCAGCGTGATCATCAGCTTGGCCGGCGGCCTGTCCGATTTGGGTTTCATCAAATGGATGACGGTTAAAATGGGCGGCGCCATTCACGGCTTTGGCGCGATGGGCACGTTTATCCTGCTCGGGCTTATCTATATTTACGTCCATTACCTTTTCGCCACCGCGACCGGCCATGTCGCCGCGCTGTACGCGCCTTTTGCCGCCACCGCGATTGCCGCAGGCGCCCCGCCCGTCATGGTGGCGATATGCTTTGGTATTTTCAGCAACCTGATGTGGGGAAATACCGAATACGGCGGCGGCCCCGGTCCGATTTATTTCGCCCAGGGCTATTTTGAACGACCGCGGTTTTACAAAATCAATTTATGCGTGGTGACGGTCAATGTCCTGCTGACCTTTGCGGTCGGACTGGTGTGGTGGAATCTGCTGGGGTATTACTGA
- a CDS encoding class-II fumarase/aspartase family protein has translation MASNVLDSILFRDSFGTPEMRAIFDDHELIRKYVEVEIALAKAEARCGVIPQEAAEEIAKTCNADTLDFDLLRHETEIVGYPILPLVHQISKQAGASGGYVHWGATTQDIMDTAVVLQIRDAFDLIDADIKSLRKILADLALRYRDTPMAGRTHLQQALPITFGYKAAIWLDMFDRHAERLEQARPRILVGEFAGAAGTLASLGDKGLAVQKAMMAELKLGVPTSTWHVARDGFAEAVNLLAVITGSLGKIAYDVMLMASNEFGELYEPFVKGRGASSTMPQKRNPISSELMLACAKGVRQHAGLMLDAMVQDLERATGPWHAEWIAIPESFVLAAGALNQAKFMLSGLIVDEQAMAKNLDMTKGLIVAEAVMMGLAPYMGRQDAHDVVYDACRIVNTQGGRLADVLNAMPQVSSRLEPALIERLTDPVNYLGIAPEMVDQVLEKSAKRQ, from the coding sequence ATGGCATCGAATGTTCTTGATTCTATTCTGTTCAGGGACTCGTTCGGCACGCCGGAAATGCGCGCCATCTTTGACGATCATGAACTGATCCGCAAATACGTTGAGGTGGAGATCGCGCTGGCGAAAGCCGAAGCACGCTGCGGCGTCATCCCGCAGGAAGCGGCGGAAGAGATCGCCAAAACCTGTAACGCCGACACGCTGGATTTCGACCTCCTGCGGCATGAAACCGAAATCGTCGGCTACCCGATTTTACCGCTGGTCCATCAGATCTCGAAGCAGGCCGGAGCCTCCGGCGGCTACGTGCACTGGGGCGCGACCACCCAGGACATCATGGATACGGCGGTGGTGTTGCAAATCCGCGACGCCTTCGACCTGATCGACGCGGATATCAAATCACTGCGCAAAATTCTCGCCGATCTGGCGCTGCGCTACCGCGATACGCCGATGGCGGGCAGAACCCATCTGCAACAGGCGTTGCCCATCACTTTCGGCTACAAGGCCGCTATCTGGCTGGATATGTTTGACCGCCACGCCGAGCGCCTTGAGCAGGCTCGCCCGCGCATTCTGGTCGGCGAGTTCGCCGGCGCCGCCGGTACGCTGGCTTCGCTGGGAGACAAAGGTCTGGCGGTGCAGAAAGCGATGATGGCAGAGCTGAAACTGGGCGTGCCGACCTCAACCTGGCATGTGGCGCGCGACGGCTTCGCCGAAGCGGTGAACTTGCTGGCGGTCATCACCGGCTCGCTGGGGAAAATCGCCTATGACGTCATGCTGATGGCCTCCAACGAGTTTGGCGAACTGTACGAGCCCTTCGTCAAAGGCCGCGGCGCCAGCAGCACCATGCCGCAAAAACGCAATCCGATCTCCAGCGAACTGATGCTCGCCTGCGCCAAAGGCGTGCGCCAACACGCCGGCTTAATGCTGGACGCGATGGTGCAGGATCTGGAACGCGCCACCGGCCCGTGGCACGCGGAGTGGATTGCGATCCCGGAAAGTTTTGTGCTGGCCGCCGGCGCGCTCAATCAGGCCAAATTCATGCTCAGCGGTCTGATTGTCGACGAACAGGCGATGGCGAAAAACCTCGACATGACCAAGGGGCTGATCGTGGCGGAAGCCGTGATGATGGGGCTGGCGCCTTACATGGGCCGGCAGGATGCGCACGACGTGGTTTACGACGCCTGCCGCATCGTCAATACGCAGGGAGGACGCCTGGCCGACGTACTGAACGCCATGCCTCAGGTATCCAGTCGTCTTGAACCGGCATTAATCGAACGGTTAACAGACCCGGTCAACTATCTCGGCATTGCGCCGGAAATGGTCGACCAGGTACTGGAAAAATCGGCCAAACGGCAATAA
- a CDS encoding 23S rRNA (adenine(2030)-N(6))-methyltransferase RlmJ, translating into MLSYRHSFHAGNHADVLKHTVQSLIITALKEKDKPFLYLDTHSGAGRYQLQSEHAERTGEYLDGIGRIWQRDDIPAELEPYMQVVRSYNSGDKLRYYPGSPLIARQLLREQDKIHLTELHPTDFPLLRQEFLRDDRARVVREDGYQQLKAQLPPLSRRGLILIDPPYELKTDYQAVVKGIQEGYRRFATGVFALWYPVVLRQHIKRLLKDLEGTGIRNILQIELAVLPDSDRHGMTASGMIVINPPWKLESQMKSVLPWLHQALVPGGTGHTRVEWVVPE; encoded by the coding sequence ATGCTGAGTTATCGCCACAGTTTTCATGCCGGCAATCATGCCGACGTGCTGAAACACACTGTCCAGAGCCTGATCATTACCGCGCTGAAAGAGAAGGACAAACCGTTCCTGTATCTGGATACGCACTCCGGCGCAGGCCGTTATCAGTTGCAGAGCGAACACGCCGAGCGCACCGGCGAATACCTCGACGGCATTGGCCGCATCTGGCAGCGGGACGATATTCCGGCGGAACTGGAGCCGTACATGCAGGTGGTGCGTTCCTATAATTCCGGCGACAAGCTGCGCTATTATCCCGGCTCGCCGCTGATTGCCCGTCAGTTGCTGCGCGAGCAGGACAAAATTCATCTGACCGAGCTGCACCCCACCGACTTTCCGCTGTTGCGTCAGGAATTTCTGCGTGACGATCGGGCGCGGGTGGTGCGCGAGGACGGCTACCAGCAGTTGAAAGCTCAGTTGCCGCCGCTGTCGCGCCGCGGGCTGATTCTGATCGACCCGCCTTATGAACTGAAAACCGATTATCAGGCGGTGGTGAAAGGCATTCAGGAAGGCTATCGCCGCTTTGCCACCGGCGTGTTCGCGCTGTGGTATCCGGTGGTGCTGCGTCAGCATATCAAGCGCCTGCTCAAAGACCTGGAAGGCACTGGTATCCGTAATATCCTGCAAATCGAGCTGGCGGTGCTGCCGGACAGCGACCGTCACGGCATGACCGCCTCCGGCATGATTGTCATCAATCCGCCGTGGAAACTGGAATCCCAGATGAAAAGCGTGCTGCCGTGGCTGCATCAGGCGCTGGTGCCCGGCGGTACCGGCCACACGCGCGTCGAGTGGGTGGTGCCGGAGTAA
- a CDS encoding GntR family transcriptional regulator — translation MKESLYKRIARELAQDIVSGKYPAGALFPTEKALCEVYQASRHTVREALRELTEQGLISRRKGAGTHVTDAREGNTNHPLANLEDLLALARNNLRVVKKIDEIVADYELSQVIGCPPGSRWLHIASIREDSIKPDAPICWTDSYASVAYDKVRRLVRSDPFSLISDLIENHYGVKSKEVHQTITAVGVPAKIAKQLGVEAGSPALKIIRRYVDRNGETFETTISIHPAGRYTCSIVLKHHDGNS, via the coding sequence ATGAAAGAGTCCCTCTATAAGCGCATTGCCCGAGAGCTGGCGCAGGATATTGTTTCCGGCAAGTACCCCGCCGGCGCGCTTTTCCCGACCGAAAAGGCGCTCTGCGAGGTGTATCAGGCCAGCCGGCATACCGTGCGGGAAGCGCTGCGCGAGCTGACCGAACAGGGTCTGATCTCAAGACGCAAAGGCGCCGGGACCCACGTCACCGATGCCAGAGAAGGGAACACGAATCACCCGCTGGCAAACCTGGAAGATTTGCTGGCGCTGGCGCGGAATAATTTGCGGGTGGTGAAAAAGATTGATGAGATCGTCGCCGATTATGAATTGTCGCAAGTCATCGGTTGCCCGCCGGGGTCGCGTTGGCTGCATATCGCGAGTATTCGGGAAGACAGCATAAAGCCGGACGCGCCGATTTGCTGGACGGACAGCTATGCCAGCGTTGCCTACGATAAGGTCCGGCGTTTGGTGCGCAGCGACCCGTTTTCGTTGATCAGCGATTTGATCGAAAATCACTATGGCGTGAAAAGCAAGGAAGTGCACCAGACCATTACCGCGGTTGGCGTACCGGCCAAAATCGCCAAACAGTTAGGGGTGGAAGCAGGGTCGCCGGCGTTGAAAATCATACGGCGCTATGTGGATCGCAACGGCGAGACCTTTGAAACCACCATCTCCATTCATCCCGCCGGGCGATATACCTGTTCGATCGTCCTGAAACACCACGATGGGAACAGCTAG
- the prlC gene encoding oligopeptidase A — MTNPLLSSFTLPPFSQIQIEHILPAVQAALDDCRQTVERVVAQPGPFTWDNLCQPLAESDDRLGRIFSPVSHLNSVKNSPELRSAYEQCLPLLSEYSTWVGQHAGLYRAYRDLHDGEHYAGLSVAQKKAVDNALRDFELSGIALPPEQQKRYGDIASRLSELGSQFSNNVLDATMGWTKLITDVNELSGMPESALAAANALAEAKEQQGWLLTLDIPSYLPVMTYCSNQALREEMYRAYVTRASEQGPNAGKWDNSEVMAQTLALRHELAQLLGFASFADKSLATKMAENPQQVLDFLTDLAKRARPQGEQELAQLRAFAKEHFGVDELNPWDITYYAEQQKQHLYSISDELLRPYFPEPRVLEGLFEVVKRIYGITAKERQGVDVWHPEVRFFDLFNDSGELLGSFYLDLYAREHKRGGAWMDDCVGRLRKADGELQKPVAYLTCNFNRPVNGKPALFTHDEVTTLFHEFGHGLHHMLTRIDTAGVSGINGVPWDAVELPSQFMENWCWEPDALAFISGHYETGEPLPQAMLDKMLAAKNYQAALFILRQLEFGLFDFRLHAGYDPAKGARVLETLAEVKAQVSVVKSPEWNRFPHSFSHIFAGGYAAGYYSYLWADVLAADAFSRFEEEGIFNRDTGLSFLENILSRGGSEEPMELFKRFRGREPKLDAMLKHYGIQE; from the coding sequence ATGACCAATCCATTGCTTTCCTCCTTTACCCTGCCGCCGTTCTCCCAGATTCAGATTGAACACATCCTCCCTGCCGTGCAGGCCGCGCTGGACGACTGCCGTCAGACTGTCGAGCGCGTGGTGGCGCAGCCGGGTCCGTTCACCTGGGATAACCTGTGTCAGCCGCTGGCGGAAAGTGATGATCGGCTGGGGCGGATTTTCTCGCCGGTCAGCCACCTGAATTCGGTCAAAAACAGCCCGGAACTGCGCAGCGCCTACGAACAGTGCCTGCCGCTGCTGTCCGAATACAGCACCTGGGTGGGTCAGCACGCCGGGTTGTACCGCGCCTACCGCGACCTGCACGACGGCGAGCATTACGCCGGCCTGAGCGTGGCGCAGAAAAAAGCGGTGGATAACGCCCTGCGCGACTTCGAACTGTCCGGGATTGCGCTGCCGCCGGAACAACAGAAACGCTACGGCGATATCGCCTCCCGCTTGTCCGAACTGGGCTCGCAGTTCAGCAACAACGTGCTGGACGCCACCATGGGCTGGACCAAACTGATTACCGACGTCAACGAGCTGAGCGGTATGCCGGAAAGCGCGCTGGCGGCGGCCAACGCGCTGGCGGAAGCCAAAGAGCAACAAGGCTGGCTGCTGACGCTGGATATCCCGAGTTATCTGCCGGTAATGACCTACTGTTCCAATCAGGCGCTGCGCGAAGAGATGTACCGCGCCTACGTGACCCGCGCGTCCGAGCAAGGCCCGAACGCCGGTAAGTGGGACAACAGCGAGGTAATGGCACAAACGCTGGCGCTGCGTCATGAACTGGCGCAGTTGCTGGGCTTCGCGAGCTTCGCTGACAAATCGCTGGCCACCAAGATGGCGGAAAACCCGCAGCAGGTACTGGATTTCCTGACCGACCTGGCCAAACGCGCCCGCCCGCAAGGGGAGCAGGAACTGGCGCAACTGCGCGCGTTCGCCAAAGAACACTTCGGCGTCGATGAACTGAACCCGTGGGACATCACCTACTACGCCGAGCAGCAGAAACAGCACCTGTATTCCATCAGCGATGAACTGCTACGCCCTTACTTCCCGGAACCACGCGTGCTGGAAGGGCTGTTCGAGGTGGTGAAACGCATTTACGGCATCACCGCCAAAGAGCGTCAGGGCGTCGACGTCTGGCATCCGGAAGTGCGCTTCTTCGATCTGTTTAACGATAGCGGCGAATTGCTGGGCAGCTTCTACCTTGACCTGTACGCCCGCGAGCACAAACGCGGCGGCGCCTGGATGGATGACTGCGTAGGCCGCCTGCGCAAAGCCGACGGCGAGCTGCAAAAACCGGTGGCGTACCTGACCTGTAACTTCAACCGCCCGGTCAACGGCAAACCGGCGCTGTTTACCCACGATGAAGTCACCACCCTGTTCCACGAATTCGGTCACGGGTTGCACCATATGCTGACCCGCATCGATACCGCCGGCGTATCAGGCATCAACGGCGTGCCGTGGGACGCCGTCGAGCTGCCGAGCCAGTTTATGGAGAACTGGTGCTGGGAGCCGGACGCGCTGGCGTTCATTTCCGGTCACTATGAAACCGGCGAGCCGCTGCCGCAGGCGATGCTGGACAAGATGCTGGCCGCCAAGAATTATCAGGCGGCGTTGTTCATCCTGCGTCAGTTGGAGTTCGGCCTGTTTGATTTCCGTCTGCACGCCGGTTATGACCCGGCTAAAGGCGCGCGCGTGCTGGAGACGCTGGCGGAGGTGAAAGCGCAGGTTTCCGTGGTGAAAAGCCCGGAATGGAACCGTTTCCCGCACTCCTTCAGCCACATCTTCGCCGGCGGTTACGCCGCGGGTTACTACAGCTACCTGTGGGCCGACGTGCTGGCGGCGGACGCCTTCTCCCGCTTTGAAGAGGAAGGCATTTTTAACCGCGACACCGGCTTGTCGTTCCTGGAGAACATTCTGTCCCGCGGCGGTTCCGAAGAGCCGATGGAGCTGTTCAAACGCTTCCGCGGTCGTGAACCCAAACTGGACGCCATGCTGAAGCACTACGGCATTCAGGAATGA